A segment of the Thermoanaerobaculum aquaticum genome:
GGGAGCCAAGCTCCTGCAGTCCGCCGGCATCCTGCCACCGGTGGTGGGCGACGTGGTGGTGCCGGACGCCCTGGACCAGCTCATGGCCCTGCTGGTGGTCACCGGCGTGGTGGCCGCCGCCNNGGGCCCGCCCCGATCCCACCCGCCGCCGGCAGGTGGAGTGGGTGGCTGCCGGCGCGGCTGCCGGCTTTATCCCTTACTTCCTGCTTTCGCTCATCCCGCAGCTGGCCGGTGCGGAGCTGGAGGTCTTAAGCTGGCTTTCGCTTTTGCCTTTGACGCTGGTGCCTTTGGGCGTGGCCTCCTCGCTTTTGGAGTTCCGGCTTTGGGATTTGGAGGACGTGCTGCGCCAGGTGCTGGCTACCGGCGTGGCGGTGATCCTCGGAGGGGTGGCCTTTGCCCTCTTCAACCTGTGGCTGACCCAGGTGGGTTTTGGCTTGGGCCAGTTCCGTACGGTTTTGGCGGCTGCCGCCGGGGTGGCGCTGGTGGGCCTGGCGGTACCGGTGCGCCGGGCGCTTTTGGCAGCCATCGAGCGGTTGCAGTACCGGGAGCGGCTGGCGGCCCGGCAAGCGCTGGCGACCTTTGCCGAGCAGTCGGTGGGGATTTCCGATCCCGAGCTTCTCCTCCGGCGCCTGGGGGAGCTTTTGTCCCAGGCGCTGGCGGTGGATCAGGTGGTGCTGTACCGGATTGCTGCCGGGCAGCTCATTGCCGCCTACCCCCACGACGGCTTCCCCACCCTGGAGCCCAGCACGCTTTCCGGACCGTTTCCCACCCCTGGCGAAGCTGAGCTCAAAAGGCTCGGCATCTGGCACCGCTTCCCCATGGTGCGCGGCGAACGCATCCTGGGGGTGGCGTACCTGGGGCGCAAGGAGGGGGCCATGCCCCTCACCCATGCCGAACGGCGGCTGGTGGGGGCGCTTTTAGCCCAAGCTGCCCTGGCCCTGGAAAACAGCTTGCTGCTCGCCGACCTTTACCGGCAAGTGGAGCAGCACCGCTTGCTTGAAGAGTACCTGGAGCGCGTTTTCGAGTCGGCCGCCGCGGCGCTGTTGATTTGTGATGCTTCCGGGCTGGTGCTGCGGGCGAACCAGCGGGCGCAGGCGCTTTTGGCCGGCGAGGCTGGCTCCATCCACGGCCGGCGGCTGGGGGAGCTGGTGGTGCTCCCCGAGTCCTGGCCGCTCCTGCCCGAGCGCGCCGCCGGTGTGCAGGTGCGGATCCCGGGGGAAAGGGAGCGGGTGGGGGTGCTGTCGGTGTCCACGGTGGAGCTGCAGCCGGGCCAAAGGGATGGCCGGGTGGTGGCCATGGAGGACATCACCCAGCAGCTGGCCCTGGAGCACAAGCTGGCCCAGCAGGAGCGCATGGCGGCCCTCGGTCGCCTGGCGGCGGGGCTCGCCCATGAGGTGAACACACCGGTGACCGGCATTGCCTCTTACGCTCAGCTCCTGCGGGAGCTCACCCCCGCCCACGACCCGCGGGCTTCGCTGGTGGAGAAAATCGAGGAGCAAGCCTTCCGCGTGGCCCGCATCGTCACCAACCTGCTGGAGCTTGCCCGGCCCGCCGGTTTTGAGCGGGCGCTGGTGGACCTGGCGGCGGTGGCCCGGGAGGAGTGGCTGTCCGTGCGTTCGGAGGCCAAGCGGGCGGGCATTCAGTGCCTTTGCCGGGTCCCCGATACCCTGCCCCTCCGCGCCAACCGCGTGCAGCTGGAGCTGGTGGTGCACAACCTGCTGCGCAACGCCCTGCAAGCCACCCCACCCGGTGGTCAGGTGGAGGTGGAGGTTTGGGAGGAGAACGGCACCGCGGTACTGGAGGTGCGGGATACGGGTCCTGGCATCCCCGAGGAGCTCCGCTCGGCGGTCTTTGAGCCGTTCGTAACCACCCGCGCCGGCCAGGGCGGTACCGGCTTAGGCTTAGCCATCACCCAGGACATCGTGCGCGCCCACGGCGGGCGCATTGAGGTACGGCCACGGGAGCCCCACGGCACGGTAATGCACGTGGAGCTGCCGCGGGAGGGAGAACAGCATGCGCATCCTCATCATTGACGACGAACCGGTTTTGCAGGACGTGCTGGCCACGCTTTTGCGGCGGGAGGGTTTTGCGGTGGTGCAGGCCACCACCGCCGCCGAAGGCCTCAAGGCCTTCGAGGAGCAGGAAGTGGACCTGGTGCTCCTGGACCTCATGCTTCCCGACCGTCCGGGGCTGGAGGTGCTCAAGGAGCTCAAGAGCAAGGACCCGGAAGTGTGCGTGATCGTGATTACCGCCTTTTCTTCCGTGGAATCGGCCATCACCGCCATGCGGGAAGGGGCTTTCCACTACATCCCCAAGCCCTTCAAGAACCAAGAGGTGGTGCTCACCGTGCGCAAGGGCCTGGAGCAACGCCAGCTGCGCAAGGAAAACCGCGTGCTGCGCCAGCGGCTGGAGGGCCTGGACCGCATGGTCTGGCGCTCCCAAGCCATGGAGGAAATCATCGAGCTGGTGCGCCGGGCAGCGCCCTCCCGCTCCAACATCCTGCTCACCGGAGAATCGGGTACCGGCAAGGAGCTTTTGGCCCGCGCCATCCACCAGCTTTCCCCCCGGGCGCAAGGGCCTTTCATCGTGGTGAACACCAGCTCGGTCCCCCATGACCTTTTGGAAACCACCCTTTTTGGCCACGTGCGCGGCGCTTTTACCGGTGCGGTGGCCACCAAGAAGGGGCTTTTTGAGCTGGCCGACGGCGGCACGATCTTTTTGGACGAAATTGGCACCGTGCCCTTGCCCACCCAGGCCAAGCTGCTGCGGGTCATTCAAGAGCGGGAGTTCATCCCGGTAGGTGGTGAGCACGTGGTGCGGGTGGACGTGCGCATCATTGCCGCCACCAACGCCGATCTCCAGCACATGGTGGCCGAGGGCACCTTCCGGGAAGACCTTTATTACCGCCTCAACGTCATCACCATCAAGCTGCCGCCGCTGCGCGAGCGCAAGGAGGACATCCCGGCGCTAGCCAGCTTTTTCCTCAAGCGCTTTGGCGAGGAAAACGGCAAGCCCCACCTGACGCTTTCCCCCCGGGCTCTGGACGTGCTCATGGCCTACCACTGGCCGGGTAACGTGCGGCAGCTGGAAAACGTCATCGAGCGGGCGGTGGTGCTGTCGCCAGGTCCGGTCATTGAACCCGACCTTTTCCCGGCGGAGGTGCTGCAGCCCCCCAGCCAGCCGGTGGAGGTGAGCGTGCCCGCCGACGGTTTGGACCTCAAGGAAGCGGTCAACCGCTACACCAAAGCGCTCATTGAGGCCTCCCTGGCCCGCTGCGGGGGGGTCCAGCGGCGGGCAGCCCAGCTTTTGGGTGTGCGCCCCTCCACCCTCAACGAGATGATCCGGCGGCTGGGGATCACCGCCGAACCCGCCGGCGGCGTGGCCAGGAGCAGCGAAAAGCTCAGCTAAGCGAGCGAGCCAGGGCCAGAAGCGCTTCCAGGTCTTCGGGGAGCGGCGCCTCGAAGGTCACCGGTTCGCCCAAAGTGGGGTGGCGGATGGTGATCTTCCAGGCGTGCAGCGCCTGCCGGGGAAAGTCCCGACAAGCCTCCTGCAGCGTTTTGTGTTTGATTTCCCGCCACTGGCGGCCGGAGTACAGCGGGTCCCCAACCAGTGCGTGGCCCAGGTGGGCCATGTGCACGCGGATTTGATGGGTGCGCCCGGTCACCGGGCGGCACTCCACCAGGGAAATCCCGGAAAATCGCTCCCGCACCCACCACAGGGTGCGGGAGGGGCGGCCGTCCTTGACCACCGCCATGCGCTTGCGGTCGCTGGGGTGACGGCCAATGGGAGCATCCACCACCCCTTCGTCGGCTTTGGGGTTGCCGTAAACCACCGCCAGGTAGCGCTTGTCGGTGGTGCGCCAGCGGAAGGCCAGCTCCAGCATGCGGTGGGCCAGGTCGTTCTTGGCCACC
Coding sequences within it:
- a CDS encoding sensor histidine kinase, with translation MPLTHAERRLVGALLAQAALALENSLLLADLYRQVEQHRLLEEYLERVFESAAAALLICDASGLVLRANQRAQALLAGEAGSIHGRRLGELVVLPESWPLLPERAAGVQVRIPGERERVGVLSVSTVELQPGQRDGRVVAMEDITQQLALEHKLAQQERMAALGRLAAGLAHEVNTPVTGIASYAQLLRELTPAHDPRASLVEKIEEQAFRVARIVTNLLELARPAGFERALVDLAAVAREEWLSVRSEAKRAGIQCLCRVPDTLPLRANRVQLELVVHNLLRNALQATPPGGQVEVEVWEENGTAVLEVRDTGPGIPEELRSAVFEPFVTTRAGQGGTGLGLAITQDIVRAHGGRIEVRPREPHGTVMHVELPREGEQHAHPHH
- a CDS encoding sigma-54-dependent transcriptional regulator → MRILIIDDEPVLQDVLATLLRREGFAVVQATTAAEGLKAFEEQEVDLVLLDLMLPDRPGLEVLKELKSKDPEVCVIVITAFSSVESAITAMREGAFHYIPKPFKNQEVVLTVRKGLEQRQLRKENRVLRQRLEGLDRMVWRSQAMEEIIELVRRAAPSRSNILLTGESGTGKELLARAIHQLSPRAQGPFIVVNTSSVPHDLLETTLFGHVRGAFTGAVATKKGLFELADGGTIFLDEIGTVPLPTQAKLLRVIQEREFIPVGGEHVVRVDVRIIAATNADLQHMVAEGTFREDLYYRLNVITIKLPPLRERKEDIPALASFFLKRFGEENGKPHLTLSPRALDVLMAYHWPGNVRQLENVIERAVVLSPGPVIEPDLFPAEVLQPPSQPVEVSVPADGLDLKEAVNRYTKALIEASLARCGGVQRRAAQLLGVRPSTLNEMIRRLGITAEPAGGVARSSEKLS
- a CDS encoding RluA family pseudouridine synthase, with translation MESQEVVLVVPEEADGLRLDRFLAGSGHGWSRSQAARWVEEGFVLRNGAPTKPAQFLKAGDVITVNPPPVKPATVEAQAIPLEVVYEDQDLLVINKRPGMVVHPAAGNPDGTLVNALLAYCRDLSGIGGVERPGIVHRLDKDTSGVLLVAKNDLAHRMLELAFRWRTTDKRYLAVVYGNPKADEGVVDAPIGRHPSDRKRMAVVKDGRPSRTLWWVRERFSGISLVECRPVTGRTHQIRVHMAHLGHALVGDPLYSGRQWREIKHKTLQEACRDFPRQALHAWKITIRHPTLGEPVTFEAPLPEDLEALLALARSLS